A window of the Cutaneotrichosporon cavernicola HIS019 DNA, chromosome: 6 genome harbors these coding sequences:
- a CDS encoding uncharacterized protein (Cytoplasm protein) has translation MTAKRLQSKLFGAVKEVASIPARKKEDKKDPQSSSPNETPRDEGSPRSGAATPVAVHPEAKQQESHIHKLAQAVAAAEEELDENNGESGGAAPLRIDIPGQREKESLPKTKKTERDVKKDEHTPVAARTSPRPASDEETPREKKSLRERLMQELGSKYRCVEDHRLHQSDLYEVHWKRWGPYVSERQWGTVREDYSANGDAWNSFPFEMAKSRAYRWGEDGIAGISDNHQRMCFTLALWNGKDPILKERLYGLTGEQGNHGEDVKEMYYYLDSTPTHSYMKCLYKYPQAEFPYQKLQEENRHRSREDPEYELTDTGVFDDDRYWDVFVEYAKDDEDPNSMSIRITAYNRGPDAADLHILPQLFFRNTWSWPAELPKDMPHLKQVADGVIEATHETLGVTRLYCTPSPGPAQPTKSGVVLVDGPSIVPDLLFTENDTNFERLYGGKNRTPYCKDAFYDYVIPSCRPKPEEVEAEAEVDGVTEKVEELNVNAATTPSCFPAEMFVNPDKEGTKAAAHYVFNDVPGRGGCVVVRLKMTPNSPSEDATILDEEAFDDNIEERRCEADEFYSTLGRGPLPDDLRSIMRQALAGMMWTKQYYQFIQKQWIDGDPGQPKPPPERKYVRNREWRHLYINDILSMPDKWEYPWFATWDTAFHCVPLAMVDPSFAKKQLDLLTREWYMKPDGALPAYEWNFSDVNPPVHAWATLRVFKIERQTRGVADLDFLERVFQKLLLNFTWWVNRKDADGNNVFEGGFLGLDNIGPFNRSEPLPTGGTLRQADASSWMGQYCVQMLMIALELALHNPTYEDIASKFFEHFIFIADAMTYHDEDREVSLWNEKDGFYYDAIQWSHGHSQQIPVRSLVGLMPLYATAILEPHVLRKFPSFRKRLDWFIENRPDIARRNLASMKARGRGDRLLLAFANKDRLVRILERMLDEDEFFSDYGIRSLSLYHKDHPFSMIVDGHEYGVGYWPGDSQSGMFGGNSNWRGPIWLAPNLLLIESLQRFHQYYGDDLQVECPTGSGYYMNLAGVAEEIQHRIIHIFNRDEDGRRAVNGGEMKLDRNPYFRDYVHFFEFFHGDDGRGLGASHQTGWTGLIAWMIHRTGEGCRLAKTPKTPRGIANHYFGDQMPTPYTAGTPGLPYNPSEGSGPRSAFPGTPYTDASGLDEPEPDEL, from the exons ATGACCGCCAAGAGACTCCAGAGCAAGCTCTTCGgcgccgtcaaggaggtcgcgTCCA TCCCCGCTCGGAAAAAGGAAGACAAGAAGGATCCTCAGTCATCCAGCCCAAACGAAACGCCCAGAGACGAGGGCAGCCCCAGATCCGGTGCAGCGACTCCAGTCGCAGTTCATcccgaggccaagcagcAGGAATCCCACATCCACAAGCTGGCACAGGCTGTTGCTgcggcagaggaggagctggacgaAAACAATGGGGAGAGCGGAGGTGCTGCTCCGCTCCGAATCGACATCCCCGGCCAGCGTGAGAAGGAGAG TCTGCCCAAGACTAAGAAAACAGAGAGAGATGTGAAGAAGGATGAGCACACGCCCGTTGCTGCGAGGACGTCTC ctcgtcctgcCTCGGACGAAGAGACCCCACGCGAAAAAAAGTcgctgcgcgagcggctCATGCAAGAGCTCGGATCCAAGTACCgctgcgtcgaggaccaCCGCCTGCACCAGTCCGACCTGTACGAGGTGCATTGGAAGCGTTGGGGCCCATACGTCTCTGAGCGACAGTGGGGCACGGTTCGCGAGGACTACAGTGCCAATGGCGACGCGTGGAACAGCTTCCCGTTTGAGATGGCCAAGTCGCGCGCGTACCGCTGGGGTGAAGACGGTATCGCCGGTATCTCGGACAACCACCAGCGGATGTGCTTCACGCTCGCCCTGTGGAACGGCAAGGATCCTATCCTCAAGGAGCGGCTGTACGGCCTCACTGGCGAACAGGGGAAtcacggcgaggacgtcaaggaAATGTACTACTACCTTGACTCGACACCCACACACTCGTACATGAAGTGTCTCTACAAGTACCCTCAGGCCGAGTTCCCGTACCAGAAGCTGCAAGAGGAGAACAGACACCGTAGCCGCGAGGACCCCGAGTACGAGCTCACGGACACGGGCGtcttcgacgacgaccgaTACTGGGACGTGTTCGTCGAGTatgccaaggacgacgaggacccGAACTCGATGTCGATCCGCATCACCGCCTACAACCGTGGGCCGGACGCTGCTGACCTCCACATCCTCCCGCAGCTGTTCTTCAGAAACACATGGAGCTGGCCGGCCGAGCTGCCCAAGGACATGCCGCACCTGAAGCAGGTAGCGGACGGCGTGATCGAGGCAACGCACGAGACGCTCGGGGTTACGCGTCTATACTGCACGCCTTCGCCGGGCCCAGCCCAACCGACCAAGAGTGGTGTCGTCCTGGTGGACGGCCCGTCGATTGTCCCAGACTTGCTGTTCACCGAGAACGATACTAACTTTGAGCGCCTGTACGGCGGTAAGAACCGCACTCCTTACTGCAAGGACGCGTTCTACGACTACGTCATCCCGTCCTGCCGTCCGAAgcccgaggaggtcgaggccgaggccgaggtcgacggcgtcacggagaaggtcgaggagctcaacgTCAACGCAGCTacgacgccgtcgtgcTTCCCTGCTGAGATGTTTGTTAACCCCGACAAAGAGGGTACCAAGGCAGCTGCGCACTATGTCTTCAACGACGTCCCAGGCAGAGGCGGATGTGTCGTCGTGCGTCTCAAGATGACGCCTAACTCGCCGTCCGAAGACGCGACAAttctcgacgaggaagcGTTCGACGACAACATCGAGGAACGCCGTtgcgaggcggacgagttCTACTCGACACTCGGCCGCGGACCGCTTCCTGACGACCTTCGCTCGATCATGCGTCAGGCGCTGGCCGGTATGATGTGGACCAAGCAGTACTACCAGTTTATCCAGAAGCAATGGATCGACGGCGACCCGGGACAGCCAAAGCCTCCCCCCGAGCGCAAGTACGTGCGCAACCGCGAGTGGCGTCACCTGTACATCAACGACATCCTCAGCATGCCAGACAAGTGGGAGTACCCATGGTTTGCGACGTGGGACACGGCGTTCCACTGCGTACCGCTCGCGATGGTCGACCCCTCCTTCGCCAAGaagcagctcgacctcctgACACGTGAATGGTACATGAAGCCCGACGGCGCGTTACCCGCGTACGAGTGGAACTTCTCTGATGTCAACCCGCCCGTGCACGCTTGGGCCACACTGCGCGTGTTCAAGATTGAGCGGCAGACACGCGGCGTCGCTGACCtcgacttcctcgagcgtgtGTTCCAGaagctcctcctcaacttCACGTGGTGGGTCAACCGCAAGGACGCGGACGGCAACAATGTCTTCGAGGGcggcttcctcggcctcgacaacATTGGTCCCTTCAACCGCTCCGAGCCACTCCCGACTGGCGGCACGTTGCGCCAGGCCGACGCGTCATCGTGGATGGGCCAGTACTGT GTTCAGATGCTCATgatcgcgctcgagctcgcccttCACAACCCGACCTATGAGGACATTGCTTCTAAG TTCTTCGAGCACTTCATCTtcatcgccgacgccatgACTTACCACGACGAGGACCGTGAGGTGTCACTGTGGAACGAGAAAGACGGCTTCTACTACGACGCGATCCAGTGGAGTCACGGGCACTCGCAGCAGATCCCCGTGCGCTCGCTCGTCGGTCTTATGCCACTGTACGCCACGGCTATTCTTGAGCCCCATGTACTCAGGAAGTTCCCGAGCTTCCGCAAG CGCTTAGATTGGTTCATTGAGAACCGCCCGGACATTGCGCGGCGTAACCTGGCATCGATGAAGGCGCGCGGTCGTGGTGACCGTCTCTTGCTGGCGTTTGCGAACAAGGACCGCCTCGTGCGCATCCTCGAGAGgatgctcgacgaggacgagttctTTAGCGACTATGGCATCCGCTCACTGTCGCTATACCACAAGGATCACCCGTTCTCGATGATAGTCGACGGACACGAGTACGGCGTCGGCTACTGGCCTGGAGACTCCCAGTCGGGCATGTTCGGCGGCAACTCGAACTGGCGCGGGCCGATCTGGCTTGCTCCCAACCTCCTTCTGATCGAGAGTCTCCAGCGCTTCCACCAGTACTacggcgacgacctgcAGGTCGAGTGCCCAACCGGAAGTGGGTACTACATGAACCTGGCCGGTGTGGCGGAGGAGATCCAGCACCGCATCATCCACATCTTCAATCGcgatgaggatggacgTCGTGCCGTGAACGGGGGCGAGATGAAGCTCGACCGCAACCCGTATTTCCGCGACTACGTACACTTCTTCGAGTTCTTccacggcgacgacgggcgTGGCCTCGGTGCCTCGCACCAGACTGGCTGGACGGGCCTCATTGCCTGGATGATCCACCGCACGGGCGAGGGGTgccgcctcgccaagaCGCCCAAGACACCGCGTGGCATCGCAAACCACTACTTCGGCGACCAGATGCCCACGCCGTACACGGCTGGTACGCCAGGGCTGCCTTACAACCCCAGCGAGGGGAGTGGCCCGCGCAGTGCATTCCCCGGCACGCCGTACACGGACGCATCGGGCCTGGACGAGCCTGAGCCAGACGAGCTGTAa
- the PPM1 gene encoding uncharacterized protein (Leucine carboxyl methyltransferase), which produces MLPPPRPSRPAASVHPDDAIRATDDDAAVCRLSAAQLGYLADPYASLVYKLPRLAGGNMRKAPLINVGTHHRTAALDAVVDSFLKAARGKVQVVSLGAGSDTRFWRLAERGAPVARYVEVDFPHLTAMKAQRIARNRTLTAALASSSDPPSSMVPPSKAYTVSHGGAALTAANYALVPLDLRTSSLDELLPLLDTSLPTLLLAECVFCYMEESDSRAVIKWFGSTFPRSAAVIYEMVGLNDAFGRVMHRNLAQRNLSLPGAVFESLQAQADRFMDARLGDGAFTWSGAKSLWDVRGDLPKAELARISKLEILDEIEELRLVLSHYCVAWASKGEGMEGVRM; this is translated from the exons ATgctcccaccaccacgaCCTTCCCGCCCAGCAGCCTCAGTACACCCTGACGACGCGATCCGCGCGACCGATGACGACGCAGCCGTCTGTCGCCT ctcgGCAGCGCAGCTCGGAtacctcgccgacccaTACGCCTCGCTGGTATACAAATTGCCTCGCCTAGCGGGGGGTAATATGCGTAAAGCGCCCCTCATCAACGTCGGTACGCATCATCGCACGGCAGCCCTCGATGCAGTCGTGGACAGCTTCCTCAAAGCTGCGAGGGGGAAGGTGCAGGTCGTGTCGCTGGGCGCGGGGAGCGATACCCGGTTCTGGCGGCTTGCG gagcgcggcgctcCTGTGGCCCGTtatgtcgaggtcgacttTCCACATCTCACGGCGATGAAAGCACAGCGTATCGCCCGTAACCGCACCCTCACCGCTGCGCTCGCATCTTCCTCTGATCCACCTTCCAGTATGGTGCCTCCATCCAAAGCATATACTGTGTCACACGGAGGCGCCGCCCTCACGGCGGCCAACTATGCGCTAGTGCCCCTCGATCTCcgcacctcgtcgctggacgagctcctgcccctcctcgatacctccctccccaccctcctGCTCGCCGAATGCGTCTTCTGCTACATGGAGGAATCGGACTCTCGTGCAGTCATCAAGTGGTTTGGCTCGACGTTCCCGCGCTCCGCGGCGGTCATCTACGAGATGGTTGGGTTGAA cgacgCTTTTGGGCGGGTGATGCACCGTAACCTGGCACAGCGGAACCTCTCCCTTCCCGGAGCGGTGTTCGAGTCCCTCCAAGCCCAGGCGGACCGCTTCATGGATGCGCGGTTAGGCGACGGCGCTTTTACCTGGTCCGGCGCTAAGAGCCTATGGGATGTGCGCGGGGATTTGCCAAAGGCTGAGCTTGCACG taTAAGCAAGCTCGAGATCCTGGATGAGATCGAGGAACTACGCCTTGTGCTCTCGCACTACTGCGTGGCGTGGGCGagcaagggcgagggcaTGGAGGGTGTGAGGATGTAG